Proteins encoded in a region of the Chryseobacterium piperi genome:
- a CDS encoding YkvA family protein → MKYSKLNLAKEAINHKGFVKKIPDIFRMVKYWKKGIYPMRSIDIILPLLGIVYIISPIDLIPEVAVPVLGVLDDLAVLYLVIPKLIKEVDKFLLWEVEQKINTGNTKIIDAQIIK, encoded by the coding sequence ATGAAATATTCTAAGTTAAACCTGGCTAAAGAGGCCATCAACCACAAAGGGTTTGTGAAAAAAATTCCAGACATCTTTAGAATGGTTAAGTATTGGAAAAAGGGAATATACCCTATGAGATCTATTGATATCATTTTGCCTTTGTTAGGTATTGTGTATATCATCTCACCTATCGACCTTATTCCAGAAGTTGCAGTCCCTGTTCTGGGAGTTCTCGATGACTTAGCTGTTTTATATCTGGTGATTCCTAAATTGATAAAAGAAGTGGATAAATTCCTTCTTTGGGAAGTAGAACAAAAAATAAACACCGGAAACACCAAAATAATCGATGCACAGATTATAAAATAA
- a CDS encoding TlpA family protein disulfide reductase has protein sequence MKKNIVYIVLIAIIGIIVLIPGVRNFLKDQFFPIATIENAVTVGKDDYNIELKGINAPSTNLKNFRDKPVFLNFWGTWCPPCRKEWPSIQKLYDTRKDHVDFVLIAMKDEESAVRKFLQENNYTVPVYIAQSPISEKLLPKVFPTTFVLDKTGRILIKEDAYTDWNTEFVHQCIDNIVK, from the coding sequence ATGAAAAAAAATATCGTTTATATTGTATTAATTGCCATTATCGGTATTATTGTTCTCATACCCGGTGTAAGGAACTTTTTGAAAGATCAGTTTTTTCCTATTGCTACTATTGAAAATGCAGTTACTGTAGGTAAAGATGATTACAATATCGAGCTTAAAGGGATTAATGCTCCAAGCACCAATCTTAAAAACTTCAGAGATAAACCTGTTTTTTTAAATTTCTGGGGAACATGGTGTCCCCCTTGCAGAAAAGAATGGCCTTCTATTCAGAAACTGTATGATACAAGAAAAGATCATGTCGATTTTGTACTGATCGCTATGAAAGATGAAGAATCAGCAGTAAGAAAGTTCCTTCAGGAAAATAATTACACGGTTCCTGTATATATTGCCCAAAGCCCTATTTCAGAAAAGCTATTGCCAAAAGTCTTCCCAACAACATTTGTACTGGATAAAACAGGAAGAATTCTAATTAAGGAAGATGCTTATACTGACTGGAATACAGAATTTGTGCATCAATGTATCGACAATATTGTCAAATAA
- a CDS encoding thioredoxin family protein, producing the protein MKEYWDKGIGFEEYVHIGRQRLESPDNQKDIDYKQYYELGLQRMDRTLKKYTPDEEQLKILKSKNFDGKILIISEAWCGDASATVPALIKFFEGKNEVRIFLRDGDKTLINQFLTNGTESIPKVIILNDDFTVKNSWGPRPQYGKELLLKYKADPEGYPKDEFYNDLQIYYAKNRGKDAVQEILELL; encoded by the coding sequence ATGAAAGAATATTGGGATAAAGGGATCGGTTTTGAGGAATATGTTCACATTGGAAGACAAAGACTTGAAAGTCCTGACAATCAGAAAGACATTGATTATAAGCAATATTATGAACTGGGTCTTCAAAGAATGGATAGAACTTTAAAAAAGTACACCCCTGATGAAGAACAGCTCAAAATATTAAAATCTAAAAATTTTGACGGGAAAATTTTAATTATTTCCGAAGCATGGTGTGGTGATGCAAGTGCAACTGTCCCTGCTCTTATTAAATTTTTTGAAGGCAAAAATGAAGTCAGAATTTTTTTGAGAGATGGTGATAAAACTTTAATTAATCAGTTCCTAACCAATGGGACCGAGTCAATCCCGAAAGTCATTATTCTTAATGATGATTTTACAGTTAAAAATTCATGGGGACCTCGCCCTCAATATGGGAAAGAATTATTATTAAAATATAAAGCAGATCCTGAAGGATATCCAAAAGATGAATTTTATAATGATCTACAAATTTACTATGCCAAAAACAGAGGTAAAGATGCTGTACAGGAAATATTAGAATTATTATAA
- the aroC gene encoding chorismate synthase, whose protein sequence is MFNTLGNLLSLTTYGESHGVAYGGIINNFPAGLTIDFDKIQYELDRRKPGQSAIVTQRKESDTVKFHSGIFEGKTTGTPIGFVIENENQKSKDYDHIASAYRPSHADFTYDQKFGIKDYRGGGKSSARETMNWVVAGALAKQLLSDIEINAYVSSVGEIFCEKPYQDLDFSKTESNDVRCPDAETAEKMISRIKEIKKEGNTIGGTITCVIKNVPVGIGEPIFSKLQAELAKAMLNINACKGFEYGSGFCGAKMTGKEHNDAFNTDFTTKSNLSGGIQGGISNGMDIYFRVAFKPVATILRPQDSIDKDGNPVIVEGKGRHDPCVVPRAVPVVESLAAFVLADLFLINKTRNLNNF, encoded by the coding sequence TCCGGCAGGTTTAACTATTGACTTTGATAAAATTCAGTACGAATTGGATCGTCGCAAACCTGGTCAATCGGCAATTGTAACACAACGCAAAGAAAGTGACACAGTAAAATTTCATTCAGGAATATTTGAAGGGAAAACCACAGGTACTCCTATTGGCTTTGTCATTGAAAATGAAAATCAGAAGTCTAAGGATTATGATCACATTGCCAGTGCGTACCGTCCCAGTCATGCAGACTTTACCTATGACCAAAAATTTGGAATCAAAGACTATCGCGGAGGTGGAAAATCATCAGCCAGAGAAACAATGAATTGGGTCGTTGCGGGTGCGCTTGCTAAGCAACTCTTATCTGACATTGAAATCAATGCTTACGTTTCTTCCGTGGGCGAAATTTTTTGTGAAAAGCCTTATCAGGATCTGGATTTCTCAAAAACGGAAAGCAATGATGTTCGTTGCCCTGACGCTGAGACAGCCGAAAAGATGATTTCAAGAATCAAAGAAATAAAAAAAGAAGGAAATACTATTGGTGGAACGATTACCTGTGTCATCAAAAATGTTCCGGTCGGAATCGGAGAGCCTATTTTCTCTAAGCTACAGGCAGAACTTGCAAAAGCAATGCTTAATATCAACGCTTGTAAAGGCTTTGAGTATGGAAGTGGATTTTGTGGAGCAAAAATGACTGGAAAAGAGCATAATGATGCTTTTAACACTGACTTTACAACAAAATCCAATTTGTCTGGAGGGATTCAAGGCGGGATATCTAATGGAATGGATATCTACTTCCGGGTAGCTTTCAAACCGGTGGCAACTATCTTAAGACCTCAAGATAGCATTGATAAAGATGGAAACCCTGTTATCGTTGAAGGAAAAGGAAGACATGATCCTTGTGTAGTTCCTAGAGCTGTTCCTGTTGTGGAAAGTTTAGCCGCTTTCGTATTGGCAGATCTATTTTTAATTAATAAAACAAGAAATCTAAATAATTTCTAA